The Candidatus Polarisedimenticolia bacterium DNA window GATCTCGACGCATCACCCGAGCTGGTTGCCAGGGAGAAGGAGCTCACCAGGAAGATCGAAGCCCAGAAGAAGAGCTGAGGGAAGCCGCTCGGGTCTCCGTGGTGGGGAGCCTCTTGACATAGACCAATAAATATGGTCATATGACCAAGTATGTTGGTCTCTCGATCCTCTCCCTTCGGCGGACGGGTACGGTCTCAGGTCCTGGTGGCCCTGAGCCTGCTGGAAGAAAGCTTCCCCAGAGAGCTCGCGCGCCTGCTCGACGTTCCTCTCAATGGGGTCCAGCAGGCTCTCCGGGGGCTCGAAGGCGACGGCCTGGTCGCCGCCCGCAATGCGGGAAGGACACGCCTTTACCGTCTGAACCCGCGATACTTCGCGCGCCAGGAGCTCGAAGATTACCTGAAGCGCCTGGCCCAGGCGGAAGACGAGATCCGGGAACGCACCGATAAGCTGAGAAGGCGGCCGCGGCGGGCCGGCAAGCCCTTGTGAGTCTGACCGCGGATTCGAGCCTGGGGCACGTGGCCGCGGAGGTCGCGAAAACGCTTGCCCGTGCCGGCATCCGGGCCGTGCTC harbors:
- a CDS encoding winged helix-turn-helix domain-containing protein translates to MLVSRSSPFGGRVRSQVLVALSLLEESFPRELARLLDVPLNGVQQALRGLEGDGLVAARNAGRTRLYRLNPRYFARQELEDYLKRLAQAEDEIRERTDKLRRRPRRAGKPL